A genomic region of Dictyoglomus sp. NZ13-RE01 contains the following coding sequences:
- a CDS encoding 2,5-diketo-D-gluconic acid reductase encodes MQKVVLNNGVEMPILGYGVFQITDLAQCEQCVYDAIMVGYRLIDTAAAYMNEEAVGKAIKRAIEEGIVKREELFITTKLWIQDAGYESTKKAFEKSLRNLQLDYIDLYLIHQPFGDVHCTWRAMEELYHEGLIRAIGVSNFQPDRLMDLIVHHEVVPAVNQIEIHPFYQQTESIEFMKKYNVQPEAWAPFAEGRNNIFQNEVLTSIAKKYNKTVAQVILCWLIQRGIVAIPKTVHRERMIENISIFDFELSQEDMEKIAKLDKKESAFFSHRDPEIVKWICSLRR; translated from the coding sequence ATGCAAAAAGTAGTTTTGAATAATGGTGTTGAAATGCCGATACTGGGCTATGGTGTCTTTCAAATTACTGATCTTGCGCAATGTGAACAGTGTGTTTATGATGCAATAATGGTAGGTTATCGTTTAATCGATACTGCAGCCGCATATATGAATGAAGAAGCAGTTGGTAAGGCTATTAAAAGAGCAATTGAAGAAGGAATTGTAAAGAGAGAGGAACTTTTTATTACTACAAAACTTTGGATACAAGATGCGGGCTACGAGTCAACCAAGAAAGCATTTGAAAAATCGCTCAGGAATCTTCAGCTTGACTATATTGACCTTTATTTGATTCATCAACCGTTTGGTGATGTACATTGTACTTGGCGGGCTATGGAGGAGCTTTATCATGAAGGATTAATTAGAGCAATAGGTGTTAGTAATTTCCAACCAGATCGTTTGATGGATTTAATAGTTCATCATGAGGTAGTTCCCGCTGTGAATCAGATTGAGATACATCCATTCTACCAGCAAACAGAAAGCATCGAGTTTATGAAGAAATACAATGTCCAGCCAGAAGCATGGGCTCCTTTTGCAGAGGGTAGAAACAACATCTTTCAGAATGAGGTTTTGACATCTATAGCTAAAAAATATAATAAAACAGTTGCTCAGGTAATTTTATGCTGGCTAATTCAAAGAGGGATAGTCGCAATCCCGAAAACTGTGCACAGAGAAAGGATGATTGAAAACATTAGTATTTTCGATTTTGAATTGAGTCAAGAGGATATGGAGAAAATTGCGAAACTGGACAAAAAGGAAAGTGCATTCTTTTCACATAGAGATCCCGAAATTGTCAAATGGATTTGTTCACTTAGAAGATAA
- a CDS encoding nicotinic acid mononucleotide adenylyltransferase: MRDKIGIFGGTFDPIHNGHLWFAESVRVAFCLKKVIFIPNKIPPHRNIPSAGEKERYEMVLLAINDNPHFEVWDIEIKREGISYMVDTLEEIKKILQEDIYLLLGLDAFIYILSWKEPQKILDLAKIIVGSRGFYEFSDDLRLFIEKNKTNIIMFNFPYFPLSSSDIREKIKRGESIKYLVPSSVEEYIHKHNLYKG, translated from the coding sequence ATGAGGGATAAAATAGGCATCTTTGGCGGTACCTTCGACCCTATACATAATGGTCATTTATGGTTTGCAGAGTCTGTAAGGGTTGCTTTTTGCCTAAAAAAGGTTATTTTTATTCCAAATAAAATTCCTCCTCATAGAAATATACCATCCGCCGGAGAAAAAGAAAGATATGAAATGGTTTTACTGGCTATTAATGATAATCCTCATTTTGAAGTATGGGATATAGAAATAAAAAGAGAAGGAATATCTTATATGGTAGATACATTGGAAGAAATAAAGAAAATTCTTCAGGAAGATATATACTTATTATTGGGATTAGATGCGTTTATTTATATTCTTTCTTGGAAGGAACCTCAAAAAATTCTTGATTTAGCCAAAATAATTGTGGGAAGCCGAGGTTTTTATGAATTTTCAGATGATTTAAGATTGTTTATAGAAAAAAATAAAACAAATATTATTATGTTTAATTTTCCTTATTTCCCATTATCTTCAAGTGATATAAGAGAGAAGATAAAAAGGGGAGAATCTATTAAATACCTTGTTCCTTCATCGGTAGAGGAATATATCCATAAGCATAATCTTTATAAGGGTTAA
- a CDS encoding GTPase ObgE encodes MFVDKAKIYVKGGDGGNGCVSFRREKYVPKGGPDGGDGGKGGDVILEADENLDNLLDFIYKKHFIAEKGAHGKGKKQHGKNGEDLIIKVPVGTLVFDAETQELIGDLTYPGQRLLVARGGKGGRGNSAFATSTRRAPYFAEKGEKGEERWLYLELKIIADVGLVGLPNAGKSTLLSKITSAHPEIAPYPFTTKSPNLGVVQREDFSFTVADIPGLIEGAHLGRGMGHEFLRHIERTFVLVFVLDGSDRENPPQKAYEILENELMLYNPKLLNKKRLIAINKLDLFKDDKEYIETLTEWLKSLNIPYIFISAKEGWNLEELVTMTWEILNKVYLEETPQDVVFEKEEKKPSVFLEKEENYWVLNNPKAVSLANRLDLYDFQAQGYFINYIRRRGIISLLRQYKVKDGEKIKIGDYIFTYHSKPYSHLVLEDEG; translated from the coding sequence ATGTTTGTGGATAAGGCAAAGATTTATGTGAAAGGGGGAGATGGGGGGAATGGGTGTGTTTCTTTTAGAAGGGAGAAATACGTGCCTAAAGGTGGTCCCGATGGTGGAGATGGTGGTAAAGGCGGAGATGTAATATTAGAGGCAGACGAAAATTTAGATAATCTTTTGGATTTTATATATAAAAAACATTTTATAGCAGAAAAAGGAGCTCATGGAAAGGGTAAAAAACAGCATGGAAAAAATGGTGAGGATTTAATTATTAAAGTGCCAGTTGGCACTTTAGTTTTTGATGCTGAAACTCAAGAACTTATAGGTGATTTAACATATCCTGGACAAAGACTTTTGGTTGCAAGAGGAGGAAAAGGCGGAAGAGGTAATTCCGCCTTTGCAACTTCTACAAGGAGAGCTCCATATTTTGCAGAAAAAGGTGAAAAAGGTGAAGAACGTTGGCTATACCTGGAACTGAAAATTATAGCGGATGTGGGTCTTGTAGGTTTACCTAATGCTGGAAAATCTACTCTTTTATCTAAAATTACTTCTGCTCATCCTGAAATTGCTCCTTACCCTTTTACTACTAAAAGTCCTAACTTAGGTGTTGTACAGAGAGAAGATTTCAGTTTTACTGTGGCAGACATTCCAGGATTGATTGAAGGAGCCCATTTAGGTAGGGGAATGGGGCACGAATTTTTAAGACATATTGAAAGAACATTTGTTTTAGTTTTTGTTCTTGATGGAAGTGATCGAGAAAATCCACCTCAGAAAGCTTATGAGATCCTTGAAAATGAACTTATGTTGTATAATCCAAAATTGTTAAATAAAAAAAGGCTTATAGCAATAAACAAATTAGATCTTTTTAAAGATGATAAAGAGTATATTGAAACTCTTACTGAATGGTTAAAGTCGCTAAATATTCCATATATTTTCATATCTGCAAAAGAGGGATGGAATTTAGAAGAATTAGTTACAATGACGTGGGAGATATTAAATAAGGTTTATTTAGAAGAAACACCTCAGGATGTTGTATTTGAGAAAGAGGAAAAGAAACCCTCAGTATTTTTGGAAAAAGAAGAAAATTATTGGGTATTAAATAATCCAAAAGCGGTTAGCTTGGCAAATAGATTAGATCTATATGATTTTCAAGCTCAAGGATACTTCATAAACTATATTAGGAGAAGAGGAATTATATCTTTATTAAGACAATATAAGGTTAAAGATGGAGAAAAGATTAAAATTGGGGATTATATATTTACTTATCATTCTAAACCTTATTCCCATTTGGTTTTAGAGGATGAGGGATAA
- a CDS encoding 50S ribosomal protein L27, whose translation MAHKKSGGASRNGRDSNPKWLGVKKFQDEIVYPGNIIVRQRGTKFYPGLNVGMGKDHTLFALVPGIVKFSVKRGRKFVNVIPLENLTEDSTQPVQ comes from the coding sequence ATGGCTCATAAGAAATCAGGTGGAGCAAGCAGAAATGGTAGGGATAGTAACCCAAAATGGTTAGGTGTGAAGAAATTTCAGGATGAGATAGTATATCCTGGAAATATCATTGTAAGACAAAGAGGAACAAAATTTTACCCAGGGCTTAATGTAGGCATGGGTAAAGATCACACTCTTTTTGCTTTAGTCCCTGGGATAGTAAAGTTTTCTGTTAAGAGAGGCAGAAAGTTTGTAAATGTAATACCACTTGAAAACTTGACTGAAGATTCTACCCAACCTGTACAATAA
- the rplU gene encoding 50S ribosomal protein L21 yields the protein MFAVIETGGKQYKVSVGSIIEVEKLNAKEGDEVTFDKVLLLDRDGELLIGKPYIEGARVVAQVLRQDKYPKIIVFKFKRKKHYRRKYGHRQPFTRVAIKEIIV from the coding sequence ATGTTTGCAGTTATAGAAACAGGTGGTAAACAATATAAGGTTTCTGTTGGGAGTATAATTGAGGTTGAAAAGTTAAATGCAAAAGAGGGTGATGAGGTTACTTTTGATAAGGTTCTTTTGTTAGATAGAGATGGTGAGCTCCTTATAGGTAAGCCTTATATAGAAGGAGCAAGGGTAGTAGCACAAGTTTTAAGACAGGATAAATATCCAAAGATAATTGTCTTTAAGTTCAAAAGGAAAAAGCATTATAGAAGAAAGTATGGACATAGACAGCCCTTTACAAGAGTAGCTATTAAGGAAATTATTGTATAG
- a CDS encoding DNA methyltransferase, giving the protein MWFGKLDITTLENWLWEAACSIRGPIDAPKYKDYIIPLIFYKRLCDVYEDEIRKLSKEFGNVETVKDLVSHDRGLVKFYIPEDCLWENVRKITVNLGEKLTEALRKIAKENPKLQGVIDIVDFNATQAGQRIIDDDRLQNLMQILSKYRLGLEDVEPDILGRVYEYLLRKFAEGSGQSAGEFYTPREVGLLMAYLIDPKEGEEVYDPACGSGGLLIKAQLVLKEKNNEIKRPLKLYGQEINPLTYAMAKMNAFVHDMEATIEIGDTIRNPKFIEGGKVKRFDKVIANPMWNQKFPQDIFENDPYNRFSFGIPPSNQSADWGWIQHMYASLKDNGKLVVVIDTGVVTRGSGSSGTDREKEIRKKFVEQDLIEAVILLVDNLFYNTTAPGNIIVINKAKKHKGEILLINASKEYAKGRPKNYLTEENINKIVDAYFGWKEIEGFSKIITIEEARKNDYNLSPSRYISIDEEEEIPPVEDILIELAEIEEEREKIDKELKEILGRIGFEV; this is encoded by the coding sequence ATGTGGTTTGGGAAGCTTGACATAACAACACTTGAAAATTGGTTGTGGGAAGCAGCTTGTAGTATTAGAGGTCCTATTGATGCTCCAAAGTATAAAGATTATATTATCCCTCTTATTTTTTATAAACGTTTATGTGATGTTTATGAGGATGAGATTAGAAAGTTAAGTAAAGAGTTTGGAAATGTGGAAACTGTTAAAGATTTAGTTAGTCATGATCGTGGACTTGTTAAATTTTACATCCCTGAAGATTGTTTATGGGAGAATGTAAGAAAGATTACTGTAAATCTTGGTGAAAAATTGACTGAGGCACTAAGGAAGATAGCAAAAGAAAACCCAAAGCTTCAAGGTGTAATTGATATAGTTGATTTTAATGCAACTCAAGCAGGTCAAAGAATTATTGATGATGACAGACTTCAAAATCTCATGCAAATATTAAGTAAATATAGGTTAGGCTTGGAGGATGTAGAGCCAGACATTTTAGGTAGAGTTTATGAATATCTTTTGAGAAAGTTTGCAGAAGGTTCAGGACAAAGTGCAGGAGAGTTTTACACTCCAAGAGAAGTTGGTCTTTTGATGGCTTACTTAATTGATCCTAAAGAAGGCGAAGAGGTTTATGACCCTGCTTGTGGTTCTGGTGGGCTTTTGATAAAAGCGCAACTTGTTCTTAAAGAAAAAAATAATGAAATTAAAAGACCTTTAAAACTATATGGACAGGAGATAAACCCATTAACCTATGCTATGGCGAAGATGAATGCTTTTGTCCACGATATGGAGGCAACTATTGAAATAGGAGACACAATTAGAAACCCTAAGTTTATAGAAGGTGGAAAGGTAAAGAGGTTCGATAAAGTTATTGCAAATCCAATGTGGAATCAAAAATTCCCCCAAGACATCTTTGAAAATGATCCCTATAATAGATTTTCCTTTGGAATTCCTCCCTCAAATCAGAGTGCGGATTGGGGATGGATACAGCATATGTATGCATCTCTGAAAGATAATGGGAAGTTAGTTGTTGTTATAGATACTGGCGTTGTAACAAGAGGCTCAGGAAGTTCAGGAACAGATAGAGAAAAGGAAATAAGAAAGAAATTTGTTGAGCAAGACCTTATTGAGGCGGTAATCCTCTTAGTTGATAACTTATTCTATAACACTACTGCACCAGGAAATATAATTGTAATTAATAAGGCAAAGAAGCATAAGGGAGAGATTTTACTTATTAATGCATCAAAGGAATATGCAAAAGGAAGACCAAAGAATTATCTTACAGAAGAGAATATAAATAAAATTGTGGATGCATATTTCGGATGGAAGGAGATAGAAGGCTTTTCAAAGATTATAACTATAGAGGAGGCACGAAAGAACGATTATAATTTAAGCCCTTCCCGCTATATATCAATTGATGAGGAGGAAGAAATTCCACCTGTTGAGGATATCCTTATTGAGCTTGCAGAAATTGAAGAGGAACGAGAGAAAATTGATAAAGAACTTAAGGAGATTTTAGGAAGGATTGGGTTTGAGGTATGA